The Gemella haemolysans genome includes a region encoding these proteins:
- a CDS encoding HD domain-containing protein, translating into MELKRLDETKVLKDPVHSYIHIHYEVIWNCLDSKEFQRLRRIRQLGGDFQVYPTAEHSRFSHSLGVYEIVRRMVTEIKSLCVELTEYEKVCVMLAGLLHDVGHGPFSHAFEHVTNHSHEEYTAKIILGNTELNSILRAVSRKLPEDIVSIIQHTHENDILNQIVSGQLDADRMDYLLRDSYFTATSYGQFDLERILRTMRVRKTSEGRKVIVVKHTGIHSVEDYIMARYQMYWQVYYHPVARSYEAVFIQLFNRLKDIFKDNKDYFEDMKVLIPFLEKAEVREEEYFRLDENSLLYCCALIQDKADAIAADLAKRLQNRKLFEYVDYNEENLAQIQNMLRDNGYDEQYYLRIENVEASVYSPYKGRKILIEKLDGQIVALEKASTIVESITKGQTKKEGTIFFPR; encoded by the coding sequence ATGGAATTAAAAAGATTAGATGAAACTAAAGTATTAAAGGATCCAGTGCATAGTTATATTCATATCCATTATGAGGTAATTTGGAATTGTCTTGATAGCAAGGAGTTCCAAAGATTACGTCGTATTAGACAATTAGGGGGAGATTTTCAAGTTTATCCAACAGCAGAACATTCAAGATTTTCTCACTCGTTAGGGGTGTATGAGATTGTTAGAAGGATGGTAACTGAGATAAAGTCTTTATGTGTTGAGTTAACTGAATATGAAAAAGTGTGCGTGATGCTTGCTGGGTTGCTACATGACGTAGGACACGGCCCGTTTTCTCATGCTTTTGAACATGTAACTAATCATAGTCACGAGGAATATACCGCAAAAATTATATTGGGGAATACAGAATTAAATTCTATTTTACGAGCTGTATCTAGAAAATTGCCTGAAGATATCGTTTCTATTATCCAACATACTCATGAAAATGATATATTAAACCAAATTGTTTCTGGGCAACTCGATGCAGATAGAATGGATTATCTACTACGTGATTCTTACTTTACAGCTACGAGTTATGGACAATTTGACTTAGAAAGAATATTGCGTACGATGCGTGTTAGAAAAACAAGTGAAGGTAGGAAGGTGATTGTAGTAAAACATACAGGTATCCATAGTGTAGAAGACTATATTATGGCGAGGTACCAAATGTACTGGCAAGTTTACTATCACCCTGTAGCTAGAAGTTATGAAGCAGTGTTTATTCAACTATTTAATAGATTAAAAGATATTTTTAAAGACAATAAAGATTATTTTGAAGATATGAAGGTGCTAATTCCATTTTTAGAAAAAGCCGAAGTTAGAGAAGAGGAGTATTTCAGATTAGATGAGAATTCATTATTATACTGTTGTGCTCTTATTCAAGATAAAGCTGATGCGATAGCTGCAGACTTAGCGAAGAGATTGCAAAATAGAAAACTTTTCGAGTATGTAGATTATAATGAAGAGAATTTAGCTCAAATTCAAAATATGCTACGTGATAATGGATATGATGAACAATATTATTTAAGAATAGAGAATGTGGAAGCGAGTGTCTATAGTCCATATAAAGGTAGAAAAATTTTAATTGAGAAATTAGATGGACAGATAGTTGCTCTTGAAAAAGCTAGCACAATCGTTGAATCTATCACAAAAGGTCAGACTAAAAAAGAGGGGACTATATTTTTCCCTAGATAA
- a CDS encoding iron-containing alcohol dehydrogenase family protein, with the protein MFELANVARPGVSEYISGSGALSALDNRLEGFKTPLIVTGEKSYAAFTKFYKGNREFRVAKYDGSASFEDMQRIADEFGEGVDVVLGVGGGRVIDTAKGVAQNLNVEYMTVPTVIATCAPYAPVAAVYHPDHTFREVAYFKRTAYACVADLDLLLESPKEYFVAGIGDTLAKWYEAVVLVERNNKFNDPFVRMGLEAAKITRDVLLRDANGALEAMEKGEVTESFKNAVDTVFAISGCVGCFGVHYGRMAGAHAVHNGMSLVKETHSVLHGTKVSYGILVQLLAEGKREEVEKLVPFYKDNNLAYNLACVNVTEDVEEKMKKIAEFAASEKETFKLAVDVCTPEVVFNAMKELEELTK; encoded by the coding sequence ATGTTTGAATTAGCAAATGTAGCGAGACCAGGGGTAAGTGAATATATTTCAGGAAGTGGGGCATTATCTGCACTTGATAATAGATTAGAAGGGTTTAAAACTCCTTTGATTGTTACTGGAGAAAAATCTTACGCGGCGTTTACGAAGTTTTATAAAGGAAATAGAGAATTTAGAGTAGCGAAATATGATGGATCGGCATCTTTTGAGGATATGCAACGTATTGCAGATGAATTTGGTGAAGGTGTTGACGTAGTTCTTGGAGTAGGTGGAGGTCGTGTTATCGACACTGCCAAAGGTGTAGCACAAAACTTAAACGTTGAGTACATGACAGTACCGACGGTAATCGCAACTTGTGCACCTTATGCACCTGTAGCTGCGGTTTATCACCCAGACCACACATTTAGAGAAGTTGCATACTTTAAACGTACTGCATATGCTTGTGTGGCAGACTTAGATTTATTATTAGAATCACCAAAAGAATATTTCGTAGCAGGTATCGGTGATACTTTAGCAAAATGGTATGAAGCAGTAGTTTTAGTTGAAAGAAATAATAAATTTAACGATCCTTTTGTAAGAATGGGATTAGAAGCAGCTAAAATCACTCGTGATGTGCTTTTACGTGATGCTAATGGTGCATTAGAAGCTATGGAGAAAGGTGAAGTAACAGAAAGTTTCAAAAATGCTGTAGACACAGTATTTGCAATCTCAGGATGTGTTGGATGCTTCGGTGTTCACTATGGACGTATGGCAGGAGCTCATGCAGTGCACAATGGTATGAGTTTAGTTAAAGAAACACACTCTGTGTTACATGGTACAAAAGTATCTTATGGTATCTTAGTTCAATTACTTGCTGAAGGTAAGAGAGAAGAAGTTGAGAAACTTGTTCCATTCTATAAAGACAATAACTTAGCTTACAACTTAGCTTGTGTTAATGTAACTGAAGATGTAGAAGAAAAAATGAAGAAAATTGCAGAATTTGCAGCTAGTGAAAAAGAAACATTTAAACTTGCAGTTGATGTTTGTACTCCAGAAGTTGTATTTAATGCGATGAAAGAATTAGAAGAATTAACAAAATAA
- a CDS encoding DJ-1 family glyoxalase III, which produces MTKKVALFVENGSEELEFIAPLDILRRANIHVDLISANNEDHITSSHDVKIIVDKKINDIDNILDYDAIVIPGGMPGSTLLRDNDKIIEFYQEMYNNGKLVAAICAAPIVLSKAGILEDKEVTSYPGFDKEINCKTYNNEKAVIVDKNVITAQGPAVAILFGYEIVNYLLQDDTAQNISNAMLVPVLKNNL; this is translated from the coding sequence ATGACTAAAAAAGTTGCTTTATTCGTTGAAAACGGAAGTGAGGAATTAGAATTTATCGCACCTCTCGATATATTACGCCGTGCTAATATTCATGTTGATCTAATTTCTGCCAACAACGAAGATCACATAACAAGCTCACACGATGTGAAAATAATAGTAGATAAAAAAATTAACGATATCGACAACATCCTTGACTATGATGCTATAGTAATCCCTGGTGGAATGCCTGGAAGCACACTACTTCGCGACAACGATAAAATAATTGAATTTTATCAAGAAATGTATAACAACGGAAAACTTGTTGCAGCTATCTGTGCCGCACCTATCGTTTTAAGCAAAGCGGGTATACTAGAAGATAAAGAAGTAACTTCTTATCCAGGATTCGATAAAGAAATAAACTGCAAAACATACAATAACGAAAAAGCGGTAATCGTTGATAAAAATGTAATTACTGCCCAAGGCCCAGCTGTCGCAATTCTATTCGGTTACGAAATCGTTAATTATCTACTTCAAGACGATACTGCACAAAACATTAGCAACGCTATGCTAGTACCAGTATTAAAAAACAACTTATAA
- the hpf gene encoding ribosome hibernation-promoting factor, HPF/YfiA family — protein MLRYQVRGENLEITQAIREYVENKVSKLEKYFADSLEANVYANAKVYKNNKKKIEITVPLKGVTLRAEETNEDLYAAVDLVVDKLERQMRKHKTKINRKGREKGFVEENLLTNELEEAEETTLDFGKVKQLKVEPMTREEAVFQMELLGHDFFAFLDSNTNEISVVYKRRDTGYGVLEISK, from the coding sequence ATGTTAAGATATCAAGTACGAGGAGAAAATTTAGAGATTACTCAAGCAATTAGAGAGTATGTTGAAAACAAAGTTTCTAAATTAGAAAAATACTTTGCTGACAGTTTAGAAGCAAACGTTTATGCTAATGCTAAAGTATACAAAAATAATAAGAAAAAAATTGAAATCACTGTGCCACTTAAAGGTGTAACACTTCGTGCAGAAGAAACTAACGAAGATTTATACGCAGCTGTTGATTTAGTTGTAGACAAACTTGAACGTCAAATGAGAAAACACAAAACTAAAATCAATAGAAAAGGACGCGAAAAAGGATTTGTTGAAGAAAATCTTCTTACTAACGAGTTAGAAGAAGCTGAAGAAACTACATTAGATTTCGGTAAAGTTAAACAACTTAAAGTAGAACCAATGACAAGAGAAGAAGCTGTATTCCAAATGGAACTTCTAGGACACGATTTCTTCGCATTCTTAGACAGCAATACAAACGAAATTTCAGTAGTATACAAACGCCGTGACACTGGATACGGAGTTCTAGAAATTTCTAAATAA
- a CDS encoding helicase-related protein has protein sequence MFFREYCEFIEALYIIYYSKMDDYEKKINYRRIKDSYDSFGKRNDDFEEIYDEIITGAVYTLKESDLTFLKKYDGLLLSISRLLNLKIKLHCLDNCPYIQKLYSVELVGDKYHCLQCDNRDQNLFFSFENNNLKTTYCRRCISFGRSDDNFIKFHVNIPVSKIEAPKRPSVKLSDIQELASIGLVENTRKDLSTLVWAVCGAGKTEIVYEVIYQAILENKTICLAIPRRDVVKELFERFSRDFSGYPINVLHGEEKVLEESNFYIMTTHQLVKYYNYFDIVIIDEVDAFPYSGDECLENGAKTSLKNNGVLVFLSATPSNRIKASVDEIIKIPIRYHRYLLPVPKIKIEKTEVFDFTKKSKFIEKFIKGRLAKNRRILIFVPEIKMCETAVLYLRNIFPDDIIIDFVYSEDKNRSEKIRKFYDRKIDIFVTTTILERGVTFDYLDVIIFDAKHINFTKSALIQISGRVGRKDYDNSGDIVFLSDKISGEMKSAIKEIEYMNNLAKYRKLNRR, from the coding sequence ATGTTTTTTAGGGAGTACTGTGAATTTATAGAAGCACTTTATATAATTTATTATTCAAAAATGGATGACTATGAGAAAAAAATTAATTATAGAAGAATCAAAGACAGTTATGATAGTTTTGGGAAAAGAAACGATGATTTTGAAGAAATTTATGATGAGATAATTACAGGAGCAGTCTATACTTTGAAAGAAAGTGATTTAACTTTTTTGAAGAAGTACGATGGGCTGCTTTTGTCTATTTCTAGATTACTCAATTTAAAAATTAAATTACACTGTTTAGATAATTGTCCGTATATCCAAAAGTTGTATTCAGTTGAGTTGGTCGGAGATAAATATCATTGTCTACAATGTGATAATAGAGATCAAAATTTATTTTTTAGTTTTGAAAATAATAATCTAAAGACTACATATTGTAGGAGATGTATTTCTTTTGGAAGAAGTGATGATAATTTTATAAAATTTCATGTTAATATTCCAGTATCAAAAATTGAGGCACCTAAACGACCAAGTGTAAAGCTGAGTGATATTCAGGAACTAGCGAGTATAGGATTGGTAGAGAATACTAGAAAAGATTTAAGTACACTAGTTTGGGCTGTTTGTGGAGCGGGAAAGACAGAAATAGTTTACGAGGTGATTTATCAAGCGATCCTAGAAAATAAAACTATTTGTTTAGCTATTCCAAGGAGAGATGTAGTTAAAGAATTATTTGAAAGATTTTCTCGCGATTTTAGTGGTTATCCTATAAACGTCTTACACGGAGAAGAGAAGGTACTAGAAGAATCTAATTTTTATATAATGACTACTCACCAACTTGTGAAATACTACAATTATTTTGATATAGTGATAATTGATGAGGTAGATGCTTTTCCGTATTCTGGAGATGAATGTTTAGAAAATGGTGCGAAAACAAGTTTAAAAAATAATGGAGTACTTGTGTTTTTATCAGCTACACCATCAAATAGAATTAAGGCTAGTGTCGATGAAATTATTAAAATACCTATAAGATATCATAGATATTTGTTGCCTGTTCCGAAAATTAAAATTGAAAAGACAGAGGTGTTTGATTTTACGAAGAAATCCAAATTTATAGAGAAATTTATAAAAGGCAGGTTAGCTAAAAACAGACGAATTTTAATATTTGTCCCTGAAATAAAAATGTGTGAGACGGCAGTACTTTATCTTAGAAATATTTTTCCAGATGATATTATTATAGATTTTGTGTATAGTGAAGATAAAAATAGAAGCGAGAAGATTAGGAAGTTTTATGATAGGAAAATAGATATTTTTGTAACTACTACTATATTAGAACGCGGTGTGACTTTTGATTATTTAGATGTGATAATTTTTGATGCAAAACATATAAATTTCACAAAGTCAGCATTAATCCAAATTTCTGGGAGAGTAGGAAGAAAGGATTATGATAATAGTGGGGATATAGTATTTTTATCAGATAAAATTAGCGGGGAGATGAAATCGGCGATTAAGGAAATAGAATACATGAATAACCTGGCTAAATATAGAAAGTTAAATAGGCGGTAG
- a CDS encoding ComF family protein has protein sequence MNCSFCGSEIRSKLGFDTIFKTREKFQLCAECKEHLDINVLEVGEYTLYYFSDYEFVKDDIYSIKYFGDVACALKFKNLFKQFLSLNKFDLITIVPANEIREIIRGFDHIEQLCKMCDINFEKILGCEYREKQAKLHKERGENKYYILPNGQNLGTVRSMLIIDDIFTSGNTLLGCAKTIRELYPKINISFLTLSKVI, from the coding sequence ATGAATTGTAGTTTTTGTGGATCGGAAATTAGGAGTAAGTTAGGTTTCGATACAATTTTCAAAACAAGAGAAAAATTTCAACTGTGTGCTGAATGTAAGGAACATCTTGATATAAATGTGTTAGAAGTAGGAGAATACACGCTCTATTATTTCTCTGATTATGAGTTTGTCAAAGATGATATTTATTCGATAAAATATTTTGGAGATGTAGCGTGTGCGCTGAAGTTTAAAAATTTGTTTAAACAATTTCTATCTTTAAATAAGTTTGATTTGATAACGATTGTACCTGCTAATGAGATTCGGGAGATTATACGTGGATTTGATCATATTGAACAGCTATGCAAAATGTGCGACATTAATTTTGAGAAGATACTAGGCTGTGAATATAGAGAAAAACAGGCGAAACTTCATAAAGAGAGAGGGGAGAATAAATACTATATTCTACCTAATGGACAAAATTTGGGAACTGTTAGAAGTATGTTGATTATTGATGATATATTTACAAGTGGTAATACCTTACTAGGTTGTGCTAAAACTATAAGAGAACTTTATCCAAAGATAAATATAAGTTTTTTAACGTTATCGAAAGTAATATAA
- a CDS encoding MFS transporter, translated as MVKTKILFSFIMIALILILVVFLSKKFELNKDQIIIFWILVLFWSAISIIRAYRKLYAITPIEQGGLSLTPVLAAQIAAGYGLMSLIVRLPMFLASDIFKRRKIFVQISLFLLIVTSFLVAFNGSYVTLYLSSLSLGISATMLALFNVIFSETFSRDKAAVSVSILSVAPLLAEFIAAPIQYVFTMNTYKHFDYMWIVAGVIAVVTFILSFMMKDYRPIDSDFSFDKVKVVIKHKSFIYICLLALLLSFIKFSTSGANMIAYGKTELNMTPLMLAYMDAVFAVPQLIAGVLVGVYFTRKWGIQKTLLFLLGCSLAFYVIALYVNNPYVIYFSYILNGLGYGGAYNALISLAMQYFDREYRNVSMGIYQAFFALGIYYGDYVYVWIAKNVKNGLFGFTQSKAIFLIVIGITIVSMLMVKIKVRDN; from the coding sequence ATGGTTAAAACAAAAATTTTATTTTCATTTATAATGATCGCATTAATTTTAATTTTAGTAGTTTTCTTATCTAAGAAATTTGAATTAAATAAAGATCAAATTATTATATTCTGGATATTAGTTTTATTTTGGTCGGCAATAAGTATTATTAGAGCATATAGAAAATTATATGCCATAACGCCGATTGAACAAGGGGGACTTTCGTTAACTCCTGTACTTGCTGCACAGATTGCTGCAGGGTATGGACTTATGAGTTTAATTGTAAGGTTGCCGATGTTTTTAGCGAGTGATATTTTTAAGAGAAGAAAAATATTCGTACAGATCTCATTATTTTTACTAATTGTAACATCGTTTTTAGTTGCATTTAACGGAAGTTATGTGACGTTATACCTATCTTCATTATCTTTAGGTATAAGTGCAACAATGCTTGCCTTATTTAATGTTATTTTCTCAGAAACATTTTCGAGAGATAAGGCTGCGGTATCAGTTTCGATATTATCTGTAGCACCGTTATTAGCTGAATTTATCGCTGCACCGATACAATATGTTTTCACTATGAATACATATAAACACTTTGATTATATGTGGATAGTAGCGGGAGTTATAGCGGTAGTAACGTTCATATTATCATTTATGATGAAAGATTATCGCCCAATCGATAGTGATTTCTCATTTGATAAAGTAAAAGTAGTAATTAAGCATAAGAGTTTTATTTATATTTGTTTATTAGCATTGTTACTTTCATTTATTAAATTCTCAACAAGTGGAGCTAATATGATAGCTTATGGTAAAACAGAGCTAAACATGACGCCACTTATGCTTGCGTATATGGATGCAGTCTTTGCTGTCCCTCAGCTCATTGCAGGGGTTCTTGTGGGAGTGTATTTCACTAGAAAATGGGGTATTCAAAAAACCTTATTATTCTTATTAGGGTGTTCATTAGCATTCTACGTAATAGCACTGTATGTAAATAATCCGTATGTTATTTATTTCAGTTATATTCTTAACGGATTAGGGTATGGAGGTGCATATAACGCACTTATTTCACTTGCTATGCAATATTTTGATAGAGAATACCGCAATGTAAGTATGGGGATATATCAAGCATTCTTCGCATTAGGAATTTATTACGGAGATTATGTTTATGTTTGGATTGCTAAAAATGTTAAAAATGGTCTATTTGGTTTCACGCAAAGTAAAGCAATATTCTTGATAGTAATAGGAATAACTATAGTAAGTATGCTTATGGTTAAAATCAAAGTTAGAGATAATTAA
- a CDS encoding ISL3 family transposase produces MSNFITNLLLIKDQNITMDDKLDLINVDGQDTFVFHGTLSYNPKCCTNCGCIKEGNNIVKNGFTDPLKVALLKISECPTYLRLKKQRFKCKECNSKFCAETLFVQKHCSISKNLIFHIMKNLSKTISFKDIAELSNVSVSTVVRVMKSCREAVEIKTHSNLPEHLCFDEIKSTKDSKNGMSFVFLDAKTHDFIDIVDGRTQHILKQYFMRYPRKVRKKVKTICIDIYPPYMNMIREMFPNAKIIIDRFHMVQNINRELNKARIKLMNQYKNKKSSTYTILKNFWKVILEDRDKVNSTKTFYSRSFKRYVTRKEVLDYILAIDDEFTPSYERVHEIREAIKAKDSVELEKYIDMDTRGLSKGVSKAINTMKKHKEYMLNAVKYKYSNGPLEGFNNKIKLLKRVSYGYSSFSNFRLRILIMSRLFVSEYKNNVKLKENKKKSKQQNAA; encoded by the coding sequence ATGTCTAATTTTATCACAAATTTACTATTAATAAAAGACCAAAATATAACTATGGATGATAAACTTGATTTAATTAATGTAGACGGTCAAGATACATTCGTATTTCATGGGACTTTATCATACAATCCAAAGTGTTGTACAAACTGTGGTTGTATAAAAGAAGGAAATAATATAGTTAAAAATGGATTCACAGATCCATTAAAAGTAGCTTTATTAAAGATATCAGAATGCCCTACATATCTACGATTAAAGAAACAACGCTTTAAATGTAAAGAATGTAATTCTAAGTTTTGTGCTGAAACATTATTTGTACAAAAACACTGCAGTATATCTAAAAATCTTATATTTCACATTATGAAGAATCTTTCTAAGACAATATCATTTAAAGATATAGCTGAATTAAGTAATGTATCAGTATCTACAGTAGTAAGAGTAATGAAATCATGTAGAGAAGCCGTAGAAATTAAGACTCATTCAAACCTACCAGAACACCTATGTTTTGATGAGATAAAGTCAACTAAAGACAGTAAAAATGGAATGAGCTTCGTATTCTTAGATGCTAAAACACATGATTTTATAGATATTGTAGATGGAAGAACTCAACATATATTAAAACAGTACTTTATGAGATATCCAAGGAAAGTAAGAAAGAAAGTAAAAACAATCTGTATAGATATTTACCCTCCTTATATGAATATGATTAGAGAGATGTTTCCTAACGCTAAAATAATTATAGATAGATTCCATATGGTACAAAATATTAATAGAGAATTAAATAAAGCTAGAATAAAACTAATGAACCAATATAAGAATAAAAAAAGTTCTACTTACACTATTTTAAAGAACTTCTGGAAAGTAATATTAGAAGATAGAGATAAAGTAAATTCAACAAAAACATTCTATTCTAGAAGCTTTAAACGCTATGTAACTAGAAAAGAAGTATTAGATTATATATTAGCTATAGATGATGAATTTACACCTAGCTATGAGAGAGTGCATGAGATAAGAGAAGCTATTAAGGCTAAAGATTCTGTAGAATTAGAGAAGTATATAGATATGGATACTAGAGGATTATCTAAAGGTGTATCTAAAGCTATAAATACTATGAAAAAGCACAAAGAGTATATGCTTAATGCTGTTAAATATAAGTATTCTAATGGTCCATTAGAAGGATTTAATAATAAAATAAAACTACTAAAGAGAGTATCTTATGGATATTCTAGCTTTAGTAATTTCAGATTACGCATTTTAATTATGTCTAGATTATTTGTTTCTGAGTATAAAAATAATGTCAAACTTAAAGAAAACAAGAAAAAATCTAAGCAGCAAAATGCTGCCTAG
- a CDS encoding SH3 domain-containing protein, which produces MNRNSQGPNNQNFNNQNFDPNYNYDPNMDNTQYNNQGYDQQYQNTQYQNTQYQQPQDYNNQQQNYNVPPMYMEEPKEKKKSIIPVVLTAIITFIVLVVGLYFGYNKFLKKENVIDLATYEVNFVTYGAEGEGKPEVDIKKVPEVDNSNAEISNLLSNPDISFDKQSNLKNGDKVEVTISLNKNTVNKLKLKTTGEFKRTFTVNGLNEKAKEKETIIVKESSSRPSASSSSSSRSRRSDERTAYVKPSAGVNLRSSSNDSSSIITTIPVGRSVYQHYIEVNSEGEAWAYVSYGGSNGWIRADLIG; this is translated from the coding sequence ATGAATAGAAATAGTCAAGGTCCAAACAACCAAAACTTCAATAATCAAAATTTTGATCCTAACTACAATTACGATCCAAATATGGATAACACTCAATACAATAATCAAGGTTATGATCAACAATATCAAAACACTCAATACCAAAACACACAGTATCAACAACCTCAAGATTATAATAACCAACAACAAAACTATAACGTTCCTCCTATGTATATGGAAGAACCTAAAGAGAAAAAGAAAAGTATTATCCCAGTTGTATTAACAGCTATCATCACTTTTATAGTACTAGTTGTAGGATTATACTTCGGTTATAATAAATTCTTGAAAAAAGAAAATGTTATCGACTTAGCTACATATGAAGTAAACTTCGTAACATATGGTGCTGAAGGTGAAGGAAAACCTGAAGTTGATATCAAAAAAGTTCCTGAAGTTGATAACTCAAATGCAGAAATCTCAAACTTATTATCAAACCCAGATATTTCATTTGATAAACAAAGCAATTTAAAAAATGGTGACAAAGTAGAAGTAACTATTTCATTAAATAAAAATACAGTAAACAAATTAAAACTTAAAACAACAGGAGAATTTAAACGTACATTCACTGTTAATGGTTTAAACGAAAAAGCTAAAGAAAAAGAAACTATCATCGTTAAAGAAAGTTCTTCTAGACCTTCAGCTTCTAGCTCTTCAAGTTCTAGAAGTCGTCGTAGTGATGAGCGTACAGCTTATGTTAAACCATCAGCTGGGGTTAACTTAAGAAGTTCTTCTAACGACTCAAGTAGTATCATTACTACTATTCCAGTAGGACGTTCTGTTTACCAACACTATATCGAAGTGAACTCAGAAGGTGAAGCATGGGCTTATGTTTCATACGGAGGAAGTAATGGTTGGATTAGAGCCGACCTAATCGGATAA
- a CDS encoding M15 family metallopeptidase, giving the protein MKKYIITIVTVTLVVLTVALGGFYYLTKDDKATTPNSSNQKQDSKTSTNKEDDKNKNGENESSTMGKTPETVTKPTVINGIILANKKHPLPANYNPGEDPTARQKVNKLIADAQALGLNVSNQVSGFRAYDTQAGLYNNYVAAHGKQEADRFSARPGYSEHQTGLVFDLIDNQGQLLGSDGTNEASKKAAEWLANNAHKYGYIVRYKPEFVDKTGYMEESWHIRYVGEDIAKTIHEKNISLEEYLNAPGGDYAN; this is encoded by the coding sequence ATGAAAAAATATATTATTACTATCGTTACAGTTACTTTAGTAGTTTTAACTGTCGCTTTAGGTGGTTTTTATTATTTAACTAAAGATGATAAAGCAACAACTCCTAATTCTTCTAATCAAAAACAGGATTCTAAAACTTCTACTAATAAAGAGGACGATAAAAATAAAAACGGTGAGAATGAATCATCAACTATGGGTAAAACTCCAGAAACTGTTACTAAACCTACAGTTATCAACGGTATTATTTTAGCTAACAAAAAACATCCACTACCTGCTAATTATAATCCTGGAGAAGATCCTACAGCTCGACAAAAAGTCAATAAGCTTATTGCTGATGCTCAAGCATTAGGACTTAACGTTTCTAACCAAGTATCAGGTTTCAGAGCTTACGATACTCAAGCTGGGCTTTACAATAATTATGTAGCTGCTCATGGAAAACAAGAAGCAGATAGATTCTCTGCTCGTCCTGGATACAGCGAACACCAAACTGGTTTAGTATTCGACCTTATCGACAATCAAGGTCAACTACTAGGATCAGACGGAACTAACGAAGCCAGTAAAAAGGCTGCTGAATGGTTGGCAAATAACGCACATAAATATGGATATATCGTTAGATACAAACCAGAATTCGTAGATAAGACTGGTTATATGGAAGAAAGTTGGCATATCCGTTACGTTGGAGAAGACATCGCTAAAACAATCCACGAAAAAAATATTTCACTTGAAGAGTATTTAAACGCTCCTGGTGGAGATTACGCTAACTAA